From one Perca flavescens isolate YP-PL-M2 chromosome 19, PFLA_1.0, whole genome shotgun sequence genomic stretch:
- the dhrs4 gene encoding dehydrogenase/reductase SDR family member 4 isoform X2: MLRSVFRCIRTNPVAGQRSMSQSSLAGKVAIVTASTDGIGLAAAQALGKRGAHVVVSSRRQANVDKAVALLQSQSIQVTGTTCNVGKGEDREKLVQMTLEQCGGIDILVSNAAVNPFFGNIMDSTEDVWDKILSVNVKSAFLMTKLVVPHMETRGGGNVVFVSSVAGYQPMQALGPYSVSKTALLGLTRALAPELAHSNIRVNCVAPGVIKTRFSSALWGNEVIMDEFKRQLSIKRVGEPEEVGGVIAFLCSEEASYITGETITVTGGIGCRL; this comes from the exons ATGTTGAGGAGTGTATTCAGATGCATTAGGACAAATCCTGTTGCTGGCCAAAGGAGTATGTCTCAAAGTAGCCTTGCTGGAAAGGTAGCCATAGTCACTGCCTCTACAGATGG aaTTGGTTTAGCTGCAGCTCAGGCTCTGGGAAAGAGAGGAGCCCATGTGGTGGTGAGCAGCCGGCGGCAGGCCAACGTGGACAAGGCTGTGGCACTGCTGCAGAGCCAGAGCATCCAAGTGACTGGGACCACCTGTAATGTTGGCAAAGGAGAAGACCGAGAAAAACTGGTTCAAATG ACCCTGGAACAGTGTGGAGGCATTGATATCCTGGTATCCAACGCAGCAGTTAACCCCTTCTTTGGAAACATCATGGACTCCACAGAGGACGTCTGGGACAAG ATCCTGTCTGTAAATGTGAAATCGGCCTTCCTCATGACTAAGTTGGTGGTGCCTCATATGGAGACGAGGGG AGGGGGAAATGTAGTATTTGTGTCATCTGTGGCTGGATACCAACCAATGCAG GCCCTGGGTCCTTATAGTGTGAGTAAGACAGCACTGCTGGGTCTGACCCGGGCGCTGGCTCCTGAGCTGGCCCACAGTAACATTAGGGTCAACTGCGTGGCCCCTGGAGTCATCAAGACCCGCTTCAGCTCTGCG TTATGGGGAAATGAAGTCATCATGGACGAGTTTAAAAGGCAGCTCAGCATTAAAAG AGTCGGAGAGCCAGAGGAAGTGGGTGGAGTGATTGCCTTCTTGTGCTCTGAGGAGGCTTCCTACATCACTGGAGAGACCATCACAGTGACTGGAGGGATAGGCTGTCGACTGTGA
- the dhrs4 gene encoding dehydrogenase/reductase SDR family member 4 isoform X1: protein MNCMVMLRSVFRCIRTNPVAGQRSMSQSSLAGKVAIVTASTDGIGLAAAQALGKRGAHVVVSSRRQANVDKAVALLQSQSIQVTGTTCNVGKGEDREKLVQMTLEQCGGIDILVSNAAVNPFFGNIMDSTEDVWDKILSVNVKSAFLMTKLVVPHMETRGGGNVVFVSSVAGYQPMQALGPYSVSKTALLGLTRALAPELAHSNIRVNCVAPGVIKTRFSSALWGNEVIMDEFKRQLSIKRVGEPEEVGGVIAFLCSEEASYITGETITVTGGIGCRL, encoded by the exons ATGAACTGCATG GTGATGTTGAGGAGTGTATTCAGATGCATTAGGACAAATCCTGTTGCTGGCCAAAGGAGTATGTCTCAAAGTAGCCTTGCTGGAAAGGTAGCCATAGTCACTGCCTCTACAGATGG aaTTGGTTTAGCTGCAGCTCAGGCTCTGGGAAAGAGAGGAGCCCATGTGGTGGTGAGCAGCCGGCGGCAGGCCAACGTGGACAAGGCTGTGGCACTGCTGCAGAGCCAGAGCATCCAAGTGACTGGGACCACCTGTAATGTTGGCAAAGGAGAAGACCGAGAAAAACTGGTTCAAATG ACCCTGGAACAGTGTGGAGGCATTGATATCCTGGTATCCAACGCAGCAGTTAACCCCTTCTTTGGAAACATCATGGACTCCACAGAGGACGTCTGGGACAAG ATCCTGTCTGTAAATGTGAAATCGGCCTTCCTCATGACTAAGTTGGTGGTGCCTCATATGGAGACGAGGGG AGGGGGAAATGTAGTATTTGTGTCATCTGTGGCTGGATACCAACCAATGCAG GCCCTGGGTCCTTATAGTGTGAGTAAGACAGCACTGCTGGGTCTGACCCGGGCGCTGGCTCCTGAGCTGGCCCACAGTAACATTAGGGTCAACTGCGTGGCCCCTGGAGTCATCAAGACCCGCTTCAGCTCTGCG TTATGGGGAAATGAAGTCATCATGGACGAGTTTAAAAGGCAGCTCAGCATTAAAAG AGTCGGAGAGCCAGAGGAAGTGGGTGGAGTGATTGCCTTCTTGTGCTCTGAGGAGGCTTCCTACATCACTGGAGAGACCATCACAGTGACTGGAGGGATAGGCTGTCGACTGTGA